GTCTTGCCCGTTCAGGCGGCAAAAGCCTTTTAGCTCTCCCTCATAAAACTGCGGTATCAGTCCGTTGATGCACCGCAGCAGCGTGGATTTTCCGCATCCGCTGCCGCCGCAGAGCACCACGCAGCGTCCGGCCGGGATGCCGCCGCCGATCTGTCGGAGGATGGGCAGCTTTGCCTCCGCATATTGGAATTCAAATTCAAAATCTATCATCGCAAACTCTTTTCTTATTAGTTAGTCGTCTCTAACCAACAGTCGTAAGAAACGGACGGATGGACCGTCCGAATCAACCTTTCGGATTTATTGCAAGGTATCGCATAGCTGCCGCCAGCCAGCGTTGGTGAAATCAAAGACTGCCTGTAAGCAGGTAAGCATTCTGCCTTCCTCCATATGCTGATCCAGCAGCTGGCGGAAGTACCAGAACTGTGAGCCCATCAAAAGACGGATCGCATCGGCATTTGGCGCTTTCCCATAGATATGCGAAAAGAATTCCACCGTTTGCTCCGCTTTACGGTTCATCAGTTCATGCAGCACGGTTTCCATGGAGCTGCCATCGCTGCGGCAGAAAAATAAAGTGCAGTCATTGCAGTGCTCGGTCAGCAGTTGAAAATATACCTGTTCTTCGGCGTTTATGGCGCGGAGGATATCATCCGGCTGCGCGCTGTGCTTTGCTTTTTCGTATTCTTCCGCGATGGGAGCAAAGAGAACCTGCATCGTCTCAAAAAAATCCTGAAGCAGACTGGCAAACAACGCGTCTTTATTCTTGTACCTTGTGTAGATTGCCCCTGTGGTGACACCGGCTTTTTCGGCGATCTTGTGCAGAGAGGCTTTCTGAAAGCCGTAAGCAAGAAATTCCGAATAAGCAGCCTGAATGATCCCATCATCCAGGGAGTGATCCCTATTGGCCATGTTTTCCCCCTCTGCCCCTAAATAATAATGCCATTATCGATAACAGCATTATTGTAGCGCTCTTTTTGCTGCTTGTCAATGCGAATTGCACACTGCTTTGCAAAAACACTCCTTGACAAATCTCGTCTCAGAAAGCCCTGCTGAGCAAGTACGCCGCCGATCATGGATTTCGGAACACCCGGTTCTTCGTGGACGATGGCTTCTCAGGAACCAGCTTTCAAAGGCCGGGGTTCCAGGAGATGATGCGATATGTGGAGGATTACAGCGTATCCGCTGTAATTGTCAAAGACCTGTCCCGGCTGGGCAGGGAGTATTCCTACATGGGGCGATTGCAGGATTTCATCTTCCCTGCCTATGACGTCCGCTTTATCGCCATCAACGACGATGTGGACAGCGCCAAAGGGGAAAATGATTTTGCGGTGTTCAAAAATGTATTCAACGACTACTACGCCAAGGATACCAGCAAGAAAATCCGGGCAGTGGTTAAGATGCGGGGCGAAGCCGGGGAGCATATCGCCAGCAATCCGCCCTATGGGTACATAAAAGACCCGCAGGACAAAAAGAAATGGATTGTAGACGAAGAAGCGGCAAAGGTGGTGCAGCGTATCTTCAACCTCTGCATTGCCGGAAAAGGCCCCATGCAGATTGCAAAAACCCTCACAGCCGACAGGGTGCTGACCGTCACCGCCTATCACGCCAGGCAAAAGGGCTGGGTCATGCCGGAGAACCTATACCGTTGGAATACCAACGCCGTGCTTAGAATTTTGGAGCGGCGGGAGTACACGGGCTGTACCGTAAACTTCAAGACTTATACCAAGTCCCTGAAATTCAAAAAGCGGATGGAAAACCCGGTTGAGAACCAGCGAGTTTTTGAGGACACACAGCCCGCCATCATTGATAAGGGACAGTGGGAACGGGTACAGGAACTTCGGAAGAACAAACGCAGGCCGACAAAAACAGGAAGAACCAGCATGTTCTCCGGCCTGCTCTACTGCGCCGACTGCGGGGCCAAGCTGTATTTCTGCACCTGCAATACCTACAAAGACGACAGCCAGAATCATTTTGTCTGCTCCAATTACAAGAGCAACACCGGCTCCTGCAAAATCCACTATATCCGGGAACAGGTGCTTTACCGGATTGTGCTGGAAACCATACGGCAGACATTGAGTTATGTCCGTATGTTCCGGAAGGATTTCAAGCTGGAAATGCTGGCGCAGGACGAGGAAAGCCGCAAGGCCGAACTGGCAGAAAAACAGAAAGCCCTCTCCGGGGCGAAAAAACGGATGGAGGACTTGGACCGGATTATCCAGCATATCTATGAGGACAATGTGCTGGGCAAGCTGTCTGACAGCCGGTACCTAAAATTATCCCGCCAATATGAGAAGGAGCAGGCAGAGATTGAGCAGCTTGCCGCCGTACTGGAACGGGAAATTGAAGCACAGGCCGGGCAGGTTTCCGATGTGAATGAGTTTCTGAAGCTGGTGGACAAGTACCTGGATATTCCAGAGCTTGATGCCGCCATTCTCAATGAACTTGTGAGCAAGGTTGTAGTACACAGCCCGGTAAGGGAGAACGGAAGAAAGCGGTTGCGAATCGACCTGTACTTCACCTATGTGGGGCAAATCCGCATCCCCTTGAAGATTGGAAGGGAGTCCCTAAATGAATCGGAACCGGCGTGACCTAACACGCCGGTTCCTACCAAAATTCTTTTTACTTCCTTATGGGACGTTGCCTAATTGCGGGGCGCTTTTCTGTGCGTTGGACGCTCAGCCGTAGATGTCCTCCTCGATTTTGGCAATCTGCTCCAGCGCGCCGGAGAGAAAGGCACGGCTGCTCTCGCTGCGGCCGTCCGCAAAAGGGGTGTCCAGGAAGGTGTGCGCCATCTGGATGCCCAAATGTGGCGCGATCAAAAAGCCGCCCATGGCCAGTATGTTGCAGTTGTTGATGGCGCGGCACTGGCGCACCGCGTAATCGGTCTCGCACACGGCGCAGGCCACGCCTTTGAACTTGTTGGCCACGATATGCACGCCCATGCCTGTGCCGCAGAAGATGATGGCACGCGAGAATGTGCCCTCGGATACGGCCTTGCCCGCGCGGCGGCCCACCTCGTAGTAGTCCACCTCGTGCGCCGCATCGAGGGTCCCTACGTCCGTTACCTCGTAGCCCAGGGCTTCCAGGTCCGCCTTGACGGCGTTTTTCAGCTGCAGACCTGCGGGATCTGCGCCGACAAGAATGCGTTTGTCCATGTTGTTCCTCCTAAAAAGTTGTTTGTTTTTGTGGCGGGAATGTGAGGAATATGTTTGCTTTATTATAGCAGGAAATGAAACAAAAGTACACAGTTTGCCAACGTAGGATTTTTATGCGGCTTGCAAACCCATTCATTGACGTTTTTCAAGAAAAACGTTTGTGTTGGATTGTCAAGTGTAGTAAATGCAAGAAATTGATAGGAATAGAAGATAATCATGCGCAAAGTGATTTTATATCGGGGAGACGATTAAATACTCTCAAAAGGATAGAAATTTGACAGGAAATCGTCGGAAAACTGTTTGACACGCCACAGGCCTTTCTGTATAATGAGTTTATCAAAAAGCGGTACAAACAATGTTGGAACGAGCGTGGCACATTTTGTATGATTTTAAAAACTGTTTTTAGGGAGAGACGGTTTTTTCAGTCTAACAAAAAGTTCGTTCCATCGATTGTACAGTAAATGCACCCACAAAACTTAAGGAGGTAACCCAAGGTGAGCAAGAAAACTGCGAAAATCTTGACCCTGATCCTGGTGATCGTGGTCAGCGCAAGCCTGTTGATGGCATGCGCAAACAAATCCGGCGGCGATGTTTCCGTCACCCCGTCCGTCAGCCAGAAGGTCGTGACGGCTGACGATGACGACAAGGATGACAAACCGTCCGCCAGTGCTTCTGCGAAGAAGCGTTCCTTCGGCATGGCGATCAAAACATTGACCAACCCGTTCTTTGTTGACATCAAGACGGCCATCGAAGAGAACCTCAAAGAGGGTGACACCCTGCACGTTGTTGACAACAACAATGACGCCAACAAGCAGATGACTGACTTGGAAGACCTGATGACGGCCGGCCATGACGCGCTGTTTGTCACCCCGTGCGACTACCGTGGCATCATCCCCTCGCTGCAGAAGGCACGCGAGAAGAAGATCCCCGTCATCCTGGTTGACTCGCTGTGCGAGGACATGAGCCTGCCGGCCGGCAGCGCCGCGTCCGACAACTTCCAGGGCGGCAAACTGTGCGGCGAAGCCCTTGCCAAGGATATCGGCGGCAAAGGCAAGATCGCAATCTTTGAGAACACCATGTCCCCCCCGCCGCGCGAGCGCGTTGCAGGCGTGGAGGAAGTGCTCAAAGGCTATCCCGACATCCAGGTCGTCGTTCGTGAGAACGGCAAAGGCCAGGTTGATACCGGTCAGCAGGCAATGGAGAACTTCCTGCAGGCCGAGCCCGAGCTGGTTGCTGTATTCTCGATGAACGACCCCTCCGCCCAGGGCTGCGTGGCGGCCATCGAGGCGGCTGGCAAGATCGGCCAGATCAAGGTCTACGGCGTTGACGGCTCCGAGAAGAGCAAAGAGCTGATCAAAGAGGGCAAACAGACCGGTACCGCGGCGCAGTTCCCCATGAAGATGGGCGAACAGGCCGTGAAGGAAGCCTATAAGATTCTCGATGAGATCGACGGCGGCAAGACCCTTGACGAGATCTGCAAAGCTGGCGAGCATCACATCAAGATCCCCTGCGAGTACATCGATGCCTCCAACGTCGATAAGTACATCGGACAGAAATAAGCTACTGTGCCAACCCAAAAGAGCCTGGCAATCTGCCAGGCTCTTTTTTTGCGTGTACAGAGCCGTGAAGGCTATCTGCAAGGCAGGTCCCTTGCCAGTAAAAGTGTGGCTGCACAACGCGCAAACGGCGGGCGGCAAGGGGCAAAATAGGAGATGTTTTGAACATCTTTTTGTATAATTCCGCGATTTTTAAGAAGCATTTGGGTAACAGTACCATAAAAGTAGGTAAATTCTTGTATAGTATTGCCTGTCAAAGAGAGAAATGCAGAGGAAATACGCTATATAGTGACCTATCCGTTAAGGACAAGGGGATAATCCCATCTGGATATGCAAATCAGCTATTTTTAGCTGGAGAAACGCCGAAAACGGTATGCGGCGCGCGTTGACGCACCCGATTGGAACCTTTACAATTAAAGTCGTCCAAGTTATTTGGCAGGTAAAACGTTTGTCCGCGTGCATGAGCCAGCGCAGACGGGTTGGGAGAAAGCCCTCTGATTGGCTGCGGATAGGCGGCTGTGCCAAAGCGGAACGGATATGTAAGGGAACCCACACAACACAAGGAGGTAAACACAAGGTGAGCAAGAAAACTGCAAAAATCCTGACCCTGGTCGTGACGATCATGGTCGCCGCAAGCCTGCTGATGGCTTGCACGCCCAAGGTTGAGTCCGTGGCGCCCTCCATTAGCCAGCAGGTCGTAACCGCTGACGATGAGAAGCAGGATGCCAACGACGTGAACCTTTCGGAAAAGAAACGTACCTTTGGCCTGAGCATCAAAACGCTGACCAACCCGTTCTTTGTCAACGTCAAGGACGCCATCGAGGATAACCTCAAAGAGGGCGACACCCTGGTTGTCACCGACGCCAACAACGACGCCAACAAACAGATGACGGACATGGAGGACCTGGTCACGTCCGGTCACGACGTGATCTTCTGCAGCCCCGTCGACTACCGCGGCATCAAACCCGCGCTGGAGAACGCCCACAGCAAGGGCATCCCCGTTGTGCTGGTTGACTCCCTGGCCTTCGACATGAACCTCGTCGCCGGCTCCTCGGTCTCTGACAACGTGCAGGCCGGCCGCCTGGCCGCCGAGGCGCTTGCCAAGGATATCAAAGAGGAAGGCAAGATCTGCATCTTCGAGAACACCACTTCTCCCGCGGTGCGCGAACGTGTGCAGGGCTTTGAGGAAGTCATCAAGAATTTCCCCAACATCGAGATTGCTGCCCGTGAGAACGGCAAAGGCCAGATCGATACCGCGCTGCCCGTCATGGAAAACTTCATGCAGGCTGTGCCCGACATGAAGGCTGTGTTCTCCATGAACGACCCCTCAGCCGAAGGCTGCATCGCAGCTGTGGAAGCCGCTGGCAAAACCGGCGACATCCTGGTCTACGGCATTGACGGTTCCGATAAGGGCAAACAGCTGGTCAAAGATGGCAAGCAGGCTGGTACCGCCGCGCAGTTCCCCCTGAAGATGGGCGAGCAGGCGGCCGTGCAGGCTTACAAAATCCTGGCTGATCTGGAGAGCGGCAAATCGCTTGACGAGATCATTACCGCCGGCACTTACAACGTGAAGATCCCCTGCGAGTGGATTGATGCGTCCAACGTGGACCAGTACATCACGCAGAAGTAAGCGCGTTTCGTCAACCAAAGAGACTCTGGCATGTTCCAGGGTCTCTTTTTTATGAACATTTTTTTATGATTGCAGTTTTTTGTTTGCCTATTTAACGCGCTGCATTGCAAAACCAAGGATATAAAACCTTTGCCGTGCGCCATCGGCGCGCCGGCGGCCGTGTATATCGTATACAGTACGAGGTCATGCGCCAGCACATCGCCGCATATCCATAAGCAGGGAGCGCGGACGTGCGCGCGGGGAGAGAGACCGTATTGGATCTGTATAAATAATCGGAAGATATAAACGATGCTGCCGCACCGTGCGGCGTTGTCGAATATTCTAAGGTATATATCGGTAACAACATGCAAATCGTGAATAAATATGGCAAAAGAGGTGCAAAAAGCAGAAAATAATGGATTTTATTGCATGCGTGCGCTGCTAAAAATTTATTGACAGGCCAGTATCAATCAGATAAAATAGAGCTAACCTAATGTTCGGGTAACCGGGTATGTTTGGAGGTAGTAAGCATACCAGGCGATGTCGGTCCGAAAAGCGTGCGTCACACCCTTTGCAATCGGTTCGCAAGGTGCGAGTGGAAGGGGTGTGTATTGTATTGTAGAACGCACACTGTATCGCGATCAGGTGTAGCATCGTGCATTCCCAGTTGTATGTAGCAAATGGCGTCCACGGCAGACGCAGCAATCCAATGGCTTTATGGTGTGCACTGTCCCCTTTGCGGGGGAAGTGGATGCCTGCTATATAAAGCACCGGTCTTTCTATTACAGCGGCAGCGTCTATCTTTAACTGGCACGCAGTATATGTTGGCATACCGGCCGTGTGCCCACGTGTGTACGTGTATCTTGTGCAAGATAGGACGTTGTTTTAAACAGGGTCTTTGCAGGGGCGAAGGCGGGCTGCAACTTTGAGTTTAGCCCTTCTCAAAGGCAAGCGGACGCTTTTCGCGCGGCAGGGCGCTGTAGGGGTGAAAGACACAATATAGGATATGGGGGTAGAGTGATGTCAAATGAAACCGTATTAAAAATGGTCGGTATCGACAAGCGGTTCGGTGGCATTCATGCACTGAATAACGTGTCGTTTGATGTGCGACGCGGCGAAGTGCATGTGCTCATGGGCGAGAACGGCGCGGGCAAGTCCACACTGATCAAAGTGTTGGCGGGCCTGTATCAAGCCGAAGAGGGCGAGATTTTCATCGACGACAAAAAAGTCGAGATCAAATCGCCTATCGCAGCGCGTGAACTCGGTATTTCTGTCATTCATCAGGAACTGAGCATGTGCGCAAACATGACCATTGCCGAGAACATTTACCGCAATGAAGAGCCCCGCAGGGGCGTCTTCCGCTTTGTCGATTTCGGCAAAATGTACCGTGACGCCCAGGCGACGCTCGATCACATGCACATGAAATTGCGCAGTGACATGAAGGTGGAAACTTTGAGCGTGGCGCAGCAGCAGATGGTTGAGATCGCCGGCGCGCTCTCCAAGAACGCGCAGATCATCGTTATGGACGAACCTACGGCGTCCCTGACGGAGACGGAGATCAGGGCGCTCTTTGAGACGGTGGCTGAACTCAAGGCCAGAAAAGTGGGTATTATCTATATTTCCCACCGCATGGACGAGACGTTCGAGATCGGCGATCGCGTAACCGTGCTGCGTGACGGCCAGACGGTCGGCACCAAGGATGTCAAGGACACCAACATGGACGAGGTCATCGAGATGATGGTTGGCCGTCCTCTGACGGAAGTGTACAAGGGCGAACGCGCTGTGGGCGGCGAAGTCGTGCTGGAGACCAAAGGGTTTACCAACGAGCGGCTGAAAAACGTATCCATCCAAGTGCGCAAGGGCGAAATCCTGGGCTTCTCCGGTCTGGTCGGCGCCGGCCGCACAGAGCTTGCCAAAGCAATCTTTGGCCTGGACCCGCTGGAATCGGGCGAGCTTTACCTGTATGGCAAGAAGGTCAAAATCCGCAACGCGCAGGACGCGATTGACAACGGCTTGGGCATGGTGCCTGAGGACCGCAAGGGCGCAGGCTTGGTGCTGATGCACTCCATCGGCAACAACCTGACGCTGGCCGTGCTGAAGAAATTCATCAAGGGCATCAACGTCAACAAACGGAAAGAGAACGAGATCATCAACGATTACAAGGATAAGCTTTCCATTAAGATGACGGGCCCGGATCAGGTCGCCGGCGATCTTTCCGGCGGCAACCAGCAGAAGGTCGTTGTTTCCAAGTGGCTTGCCACGGAACCCCAGATTCTGATCATGGACGAACCGACGCGTGGTATCGACGTTGGCGCGAAGGCTGAGATTTACGCTTTGATGCGCAAGCTGGCCAGCGAGGGCGTCACCATCATGTTCATTTCGTCCGACTTGCCTGAAATCATCAACATGTCCAGCCGCGTCGTCGTCATGCGCGAGGGCGAGGTCTCCGGCATCCTTGATGGCAATAAGGAAGAGTTGACTCAGGTAAAAATCATGCGTCTTGCGCAGGGAGGTTACAAGAATGCAGACAACAACTAAAAGAGAGAATTTCTTTGTTGCGTTCGGTCACACGATCGTGCGCTACTTCAAGCGAAACTCCGGTTCCCTGATCTGCCTGTTGGCGATCGGCCTGTTCCTGTCTCTGACCACGAAGGTGTTCTTCACGGTCGATAACATCATCACCGTTCTTCGCCAGATCTCCATCAACGGCATCATCGCCGTGGGTATCTCCTGCGTGCTGCTGGTAGGATGCATCGACCTGTCCGCCGGTTCCACCTGCGCGGTGGCTGGCTGCCTGTGCGTCGTGCTGAACTCCTCGCTGGGCCTGCCCATCTGGCTGTCCATCGTGATCTCGCTGGGCGCGGGCGCTCTGGCTGGCTGCTTCAACGGCTTTGTCCGTGCAAAAACCATGCTGCCCCCCTTCATCATCACCCTGGCTACGCAGACCACCCTGCGCGGTGTCGCGTACATCTTCACAGACGGTTATCCCGTAACCTCCAGCGTTGACGCGTTCAACGAAATCGGCAACGGTTACATCGGCCCCATCCCCACGCCCGTCTACATCATGGCAGTGGTGTTCATCGTGGTGGGCGTCATGCTTGCCCGCACCAAGTTCGGCCGTCACATGTACGCCGTCGGCGGCAACATGGAGGCTGCACGTCATTCCGGTATCTCCTACACCCGCGTCATCATGGGTGCGTACATCATCTCCGGCATGTGCGCCGCAATCGCCGGTATCATCCTGGCGGCCCGCATGTACTCCGGTCAGCCCACCGTTGGTGTTGGCTATGAGACCGACGCAATCGCCGCATCCGTTATCGGCGGCACCAAGTTCGGCGGCGGCGCGGCCACCATGGGCGGCACCATCATCGGCGCGCTGGTCATCGGCATCATCAACAACGGCATGAACCTGCTGAAGATCAACTTCTACTATCAGTCGATCGTCAAAGGCCTGATCATCCTGGGTTCCGTCTGGTTCGACTCGCTGCGTGGTAAAGGTACCTTCGGCGGCAAGAAGAAAAAAGCTGCGAAGGAAGAAAAGAAAGCTGCCTAATCTAGCATAGACTGTTTTCTAACCAACGATTAGGAGGAAAAACTTTTATGAGCAATTTGGATAAGTCGTTTCTTGATGCCAAGTGCAAAGAGATTCGTCGTCTGCTGATCCAGGAACTGGGTAGCATCGGTTCCGGTCATGCAGGTGGCTGTCTCTCCATCGTGGAGGCGCTGGTGGTGCTGCAGTATCAGGTGATGCAGGGCACCGATCCCGCCAACCCGAAGGCTGAAGGTCGTGACCGCCTGGTCATCTCCAAAGGCCATGCAGGCCCCGCGCTCTACGCCATCTTGGCGGACCGCGGATTCTTCCCCAAGGAAGAGCTGGCAACATTAAACGCGCCCAACACCAACCTTCCCAGTCACTGCGATATGAACCGCACGCCCGGCGTCGATATGACTGCCGGCTCCCTGGGTCAGGGCATCTCCTGCGCAGTCGGTTTGGCCATGGGGTCCAAACTGAAAAAGGATGGCGCGACCATCTATGCAGTGGTGGGCGATGGCGAGTCTCAGGAAGGCCAGGTTTGGGAATCTGCCATGATTGCCAACCAATATAAGCTCAACAACCTGATTGCCTTTACCGATTACAACAAACTGCAGATCGACGGACCGGTTGCGGAAGTCTCTACCCTGGAGCCCATCATGGACAAATGGGCGGCCTTCGGCTGGAACGTGCTGAATGTTGTGGACGGCAATGACGTCGAGCAGATCTATGATGCGATCCAGTGCGCCAAGCACAGCGACAAACCCAGCATGATCATTCTCAACACCGTCAAGGGCAAAGGTATTTCCTCGATCGAAAAACTGGGCGCTGGCTGCCATCACATGGTTGTCACGCCGGAGCTTGTGGCCGAAGCGCTGCAGGAACTCGCATAAGGGAGGCGACTGATTATGTATGAAGAAATGGATATGAGAACAGCTTTCGCCTCGATGATGGCTGACATGATGGCCAAGGATGAG
Above is a window of Maliibacterium massiliense DNA encoding:
- a CDS encoding RpiB/LacA/LacB family sugar-phosphate isomerase — its product is MDKRILVGADPAGLQLKNAVKADLEALGYEVTDVGTLDAAHEVDYYEVGRRAGKAVSEGTFSRAIIFCGTGMGVHIVANKFKGVACAVCETDYAVRQCRAINNCNILAMGGFLIAPHLGIQMAHTFLDTPFADGRSESSRAFLSGALEQIAKIEEDIYG
- a CDS encoding ribose ABC transporter permease, with product MFFTVDNIITVLRQISINGIIAVGISCVLLVGCIDLSAGSTCAVAGCLCVVLNSSLGLPIWLSIVISLGAGALAGCFNGFVRAKTMLPPFIITLATQTTLRGVAYIFTDGYPVTSSVDAFNEIGNGYIGPIPTPVYIMAVVFIVVGVMLARTKFGRHMYAVGGNMEAARHSGISYTRVIMGAYIISGMCAAIAGIILAARMYSGQPTVGVGYETDAIAASVIGGTKFGGGAATMGGTIIGALVIGIINNGMNLLKINFYYQSIVKGLIILGSVWFDSLRGKGTFGGKKKKAAKEEKKAA
- a CDS encoding transketolase, whose product is MSNLDKSFLDAKCKEIRRLLIQELGSIGSGHAGGCLSIVEALVVLQYQVMQGTDPANPKAEGRDRLVISKGHAGPALYAILADRGFFPKEELATLNAPNTNLPSHCDMNRTPGVDMTAGSLGQGISCAVGLAMGSKLKKDGATIYAVVGDGESQEGQVWESAMIANQYKLNNLIAFTDYNKLQIDGPVAEVSTLEPIMDKWAAFGWNVLNVVDGNDVEQIYDAIQCAKHSDKPSMIILNTVKGKGISSIEKLGAGCHHMVVTPELVAEALQELA
- a CDS encoding TetR/AcrR family transcriptional regulator, with product MANRDHSLDDGIIQAAYSEFLAYGFQKASLHKIAEKAGVTTGAIYTRYKNKDALFASLLQDFFETMQVLFAPIAEEYEKAKHSAQPDDILRAINAEEQVYFQLLTEHCNDCTLFFCRSDGSSMETVLHELMNRKAEQTVEFFSHIYGKAPNADAIRLLMGSQFWYFRQLLDQHMEEGRMLTCLQAVFDFTNAGWRQLCDTLQ
- a CDS encoding substrate-binding domain-containing protein gives rise to the protein MSKKTAKILTLILVIVVSASLLMACANKSGGDVSVTPSVSQKVVTADDDDKDDKPSASASAKKRSFGMAIKTLTNPFFVDIKTAIEENLKEGDTLHVVDNNNDANKQMTDLEDLMTAGHDALFVTPCDYRGIIPSLQKAREKKIPVILVDSLCEDMSLPAGSAASDNFQGGKLCGEALAKDIGGKGKIAIFENTMSPPPRERVAGVEEVLKGYPDIQVVVRENGKGQVDTGQQAMENFLQAEPELVAVFSMNDPSAQGCVAAIEAAGKIGQIKVYGVDGSEKSKELIKEGKQTGTAAQFPMKMGEQAVKEAYKILDEIDGGKTLDEICKAGEHHIKIPCEYIDASNVDKYIGQK
- a CDS encoding recombinase family protein, coding for MSSQKALLSKYAADHGFRNTRFFVDDGFSGTSFQRPGFQEMMRYVEDYSVSAVIVKDLSRLGREYSYMGRLQDFIFPAYDVRFIAINDDVDSAKGENDFAVFKNVFNDYYAKDTSKKIRAVVKMRGEAGEHIASNPPYGYIKDPQDKKKWIVDEEAAKVVQRIFNLCIAGKGPMQIAKTLTADRVLTVTAYHARQKGWVMPENLYRWNTNAVLRILERREYTGCTVNFKTYTKSLKFKKRMENPVENQRVFEDTQPAIIDKGQWERVQELRKNKRRPTKTGRTSMFSGLLYCADCGAKLYFCTCNTYKDDSQNHFVCSNYKSNTGSCKIHYIREQVLYRIVLETIRQTLSYVRMFRKDFKLEMLAQDEESRKAELAEKQKALSGAKKRMEDLDRIIQHIYEDNVLGKLSDSRYLKLSRQYEKEQAEIEQLAAVLEREIEAQAGQVSDVNEFLKLVDKYLDIPELDAAILNELVSKVVVHSPVRENGRKRLRIDLYFTYVGQIRIPLKIGRESLNESEPA
- a CDS encoding substrate-binding domain-containing protein; this encodes MSKKTAKILTLVVTIMVAASLLMACTPKVESVAPSISQQVVTADDEKQDANDVNLSEKKRTFGLSIKTLTNPFFVNVKDAIEDNLKEGDTLVVTDANNDANKQMTDMEDLVTSGHDVIFCSPVDYRGIKPALENAHSKGIPVVLVDSLAFDMNLVAGSSVSDNVQAGRLAAEALAKDIKEEGKICIFENTTSPAVRERVQGFEEVIKNFPNIEIAARENGKGQIDTALPVMENFMQAVPDMKAVFSMNDPSAEGCIAAVEAAGKTGDILVYGIDGSDKGKQLVKDGKQAGTAAQFPLKMGEQAAVQAYKILADLESGKSLDEIITAGTYNVKIPCEWIDASNVDQYITQK
- a CDS encoding sugar ABC transporter ATP-binding protein encodes the protein MVGIDKRFGGIHALNNVSFDVRRGEVHVLMGENGAGKSTLIKVLAGLYQAEEGEIFIDDKKVEIKSPIAARELGISVIHQELSMCANMTIAENIYRNEEPRRGVFRFVDFGKMYRDAQATLDHMHMKLRSDMKVETLSVAQQQMVEIAGALSKNAQIIVMDEPTASLTETEIRALFETVAELKARKVGIIYISHRMDETFEIGDRVTVLRDGQTVGTKDVKDTNMDEVIEMMVGRPLTEVYKGERAVGGEVVLETKGFTNERLKNVSIQVRKGEILGFSGLVGAGRTELAKAIFGLDPLESGELYLYGKKVKIRNAQDAIDNGLGMVPEDRKGAGLVLMHSIGNNLTLAVLKKFIKGINVNKRKENEIINDYKDKLSIKMTGPDQVAGDLSGGNQQKVVVSKWLATEPQILIMDEPTRGIDVGAKAEIYALMRKLASEGVTIMFISSDLPEIINMSSRVVVMREGEVSGILDGNKEELTQVKIMRLAQGGYKNADNN